The Lacrimispora xylanolytica genome has a segment encoding these proteins:
- a CDS encoding TetR/AcrR family transcriptional regulator has protein sequence MSRIVKASITKQKITTTATVLFSQKGFENTTMMDIMKSTGLSKGALYHHFNSKQEIMEYIIAQRKEAIKILFERLVENRDLNSVEKIDLLVRELQRDDTLFNLTQNHWAEKVPYALLDTLRNSINVLSKYVEEIIRQGNASSEFNCRYPKEVAEIFILLFDIWLDPIIVNSTYIEVYHRIQFIVTMLQKFETPLISETSEKIIKERLKEYYEQ, from the coding sequence ATGTCAAGAATAGTCAAAGCCAGCATTACAAAACAGAAGATCACAACAACAGCCACCGTCCTGTTTTCCCAAAAGGGATTTGAAAACACGACCATGATGGATATTATGAAATCTACCGGATTATCTAAGGGCGCTTTATACCATCACTTTAACAGCAAGCAGGAAATTATGGAATATATCATTGCTCAAAGAAAAGAGGCTATAAAAATTTTGTTTGAGAGATTAGTTGAGAACAGGGATTTGAATTCCGTAGAAAAAATTGACCTGCTTGTAAGAGAATTACAGAGGGATGACACTCTTTTTAATCTAACCCAAAATCATTGGGCGGAAAAGGTTCCTTATGCTTTATTGGATACCTTAAGAAATTCCATCAATGTTTTAAGTAAATACGTGGAAGAGATAATTCGTCAGGGAAACGCGTCCTCGGAATTTAACTGCAGGTATCCCAAAGAGGTGGCAGAAATATTTATACTTCTATTTGATATTTGGCTGGATCCTATCATCGTCAACAGCACATATATTGAAGTATATCATAGAATCCAGTTTATTGTGACAATGCTGCAAAAATTCGAGACACCTCTCATTAGTGAGACCAGTGAAAAAATAATAAAAGAAAGGTTAAAAGAATATTATGAACAGTAA
- a CDS encoding ACP S-malonyltransferase translates to MKFAMLFPGQGAQYVSMGKGLYEKFDWVKKIYQDISNRFALDLYKLSCESDLEYLTRTDHAQIAIFVVSYINYLAFLNEFNIRPAYMAGHSLGEFTALAASGALSFEESLELVLERGRLMQVEADKSQGGMLAVKASYDNVNLICNEFMEQHHSKISISNYNSANQIVLSGDSDTLNIIEKTLESNGILTTRLNVGAAFHSSYMDMASSEFSSLLSNINFSTPNCEVISNVSSLPYRGDIYSLLSKQMVSTVRWHETIKYLEGEGVDVYIDLGPKSILKGMMKRSLGKGKVYSYEDEEDKVLLNQILNKQEQS, encoded by the coding sequence ATGAAGTTTGCAATGTTATTTCCGGGACAGGGTGCTCAATATGTTTCTATGGGAAAAGGACTCTATGAAAAGTTCGATTGGGTAAAAAAGATTTACCAGGATATCAGTAATCGCTTTGCATTGGACCTTTACAAGTTGAGCTGCGAAAGCGATTTGGAATATCTGACGAGAACGGATCATGCTCAGATAGCCATATTTGTGGTCAGTTACATAAACTATCTTGCTTTTTTAAATGAATTTAATATCAGGCCTGCATACATGGCTGGTCACAGCCTTGGCGAATTTACTGCGCTTGCAGCATCAGGGGCATTATCTTTTGAAGAATCCCTGGAATTAGTACTTGAAAGAGGAAGACTCATGCAGGTAGAGGCAGATAAATCCCAGGGCGGAATGCTTGCAGTAAAAGCAAGCTATGATAATGTAAATCTTATATGCAACGAATTTATGGAACAGCATCATTCTAAAATCAGTATATCTAATTACAATTCAGCAAATCAAATCGTATTGTCTGGTGACTCGGATACCTTAAATATAATAGAAAAGACATTGGAATCGAATGGTATATTAACGACCAGATTGAATGTTGGTGCTGCATTTCACAGCAGTTATATGGATATGGCATCTAGCGAGTTCTCATCCTTATTATCAAACATAAACTTTTCAACTCCCAATTGTGAAGTGATTTCAAATGTCAGCAGTCTTCCGTATCGAGGAGATATTTATAGTCTGTTGTCAAAACAGATGGTTTCCACTGTCCGGTGGCATGAAACCATAAAATATCTGGAAGGGGAGGGAGTAGATGTTTACATAGACTTAGGCCCAAAGAGCATTTTAAAAGGCATGATGAAAAGAAGCCTGGGTAAGGGGAAAGTTTATTCCTATGAAGATGAGGAAGACAAAGTCTTACTAAATCAAATTTTAAACAAGCAGGAGCAATCATAG
- a CDS encoding SDR family NAD(P)-dependent oxidoreductase, with the protein MNKAAVVIGGSGAIGSEICKRLVGEDYQTYFTYLKNKDTAIALEQAFPGYLHGIPCNIRNHEEVELLIDRVKKECGRVDVLINCAGISGESLFVNKSIDEWTTVLETNLFSIFYSCRAVVPIMLEQYEGVIINVSSILGTFGIPGMEDYCASKSAMIGFTQSLASEVARFGIRVNCISPGMIDTQMSKGAQKQIGKSVKKLIPCKEFGSAENVADLMGFLISEKASYITGENILVGGGLGRTLPVS; encoded by the coding sequence ATGAATAAGGCAGCAGTCGTAATTGGAGGTTCCGGTGCCATTGGAAGTGAAATATGTAAGCGGCTTGTAGGAGAAGACTATCAAACCTATTTTACTTACCTGAAAAATAAGGATACTGCCATTGCATTAGAGCAGGCATTTCCCGGTTATCTTCATGGCATTCCCTGTAATATCCGCAATCATGAAGAGGTGGAATTGTTAATAGACAGGGTGAAAAAGGAATGTGGCAGAGTTGATGTTTTAATTAATTGTGCAGGAATTTCAGGAGAAAGTCTTTTTGTGAACAAAAGTATCGATGAATGGACAACTGTTTTGGAAACGAATCTGTTCAGCATATTTTATTCCTGCAGAGCAGTGGTCCCAATTATGCTGGAGCAGTATGAGGGAGTGATAATCAATGTATCTTCTATCCTGGGTACCTTTGGCATTCCCGGAATGGAAGACTATTGTGCCTCTAAAAGCGCTATGATCGGATTTACACAATCACTTGCTTCAGAGGTGGCACGCTTTGGAATACGGGTCAATTGTATAAGTCCAGGAATGATTGATACCCAGATGTCAAAAGGGGCTCAAAAACAAATTGGGAAAAGTGTTAAAAAATTAATTCCCTGCAAGGAATTTGGCTCTGCTGAAAATGTTGCAGATTTAATGGGATTTTTAATTTCTGAGAAAGCAAGTTACATTACTGGTGAAAATATACTGGTTGGCGGTGGTCTGGGAAGAACACTTCCAGTCAGTTAA
- a CDS encoding acyl carrier protein, with protein sequence MENKELFDMVQETVAEVLDVEKEEISEITRPVVDLDAESLDLLDILFKLSRQTGKKVTMQVIQKDVRGGLTEDEFIDEAGYITREGVEKIKAAIGDDNIQAENITSKEVLRLIDIKYIMKIFNETPAGEV encoded by the coding sequence ATGGAGAACAAGGAATTATTTGACATGGTACAGGAGACGGTTGCAGAGGTACTTGATGTTGAGAAGGAGGAAATCAGTGAAATAACAAGACCTGTTGTTGATCTGGATGCAGAGTCTTTGGATTTGCTGGATATTTTGTTTAAGTTAAGCCGTCAGACTGGTAAAAAGGTAACGATGCAGGTGATTCAAAAAGATGTAAGAGGTGGCCTGACAGAAGATGAATTTATAGATGAGGCAGGATATATTACCAGGGAGGGAGTAGAAAAAATAAAGGCTGCGATTGGAGATGACAATATTCAGGCTGAAAATATTACGTCAAAAGAAGTATTAAGGCTGATTGATATTAAATATATTATGAAAATTTTTAATGAAACCCCGGCTGGAGAAGTGTAA
- a CDS encoding beta-ketoacyl-[acyl-carrier-protein] synthase family protein, giving the protein MIAKEDRKVVVTGMGMITPIGNNVEQSWRNLLEEQSGIERITLFDTKGFSCKIAGQVKDETYHTDLPYSRGTYFGLAASKEALEDGNVINDADILDEMAVFLGNSGARTGLDEFSGEFKARNLKELTLRNLNSDRQFDKSRYSAAAETIAKEFKLYGGCYSITTACASGTQAIGMAYESIKAGENTVVLAGGCDAMITEIDLMGFCMLGAVTSEYNEKPSKGSRPFNKDRSGFVLGEGAGMLILEEKKHALDRKAKIYAEVVGFGNAISGYSILDTPPNGENLAQAMEIALAEAGINKKQIGYINAHGTSTRDNDSSESAAVTRVFGEDTMNIPISSTKASTGHLISGAGAIEAIFSIMALKDQCLPPTLNLEDIDGKCSLLHIHKPLKSTIDYAMSNSLGFGGSNASVIFRRAENEL; this is encoded by the coding sequence ATGATAGCAAAGGAAGATAGAAAAGTAGTCGTTACGGGAATGGGTATGATTACACCGATTGGCAATAATGTGGAGCAATCCTGGAGGAATTTATTAGAGGAACAGTCGGGGATAGAGCGAATCACATTATTTGATACGAAAGGATTCTCCTGTAAAATTGCTGGACAGGTAAAGGATGAGACTTATCATACTGATTTGCCATATAGCAGAGGCACATATTTTGGACTGGCTGCATCAAAAGAAGCGCTTGAGGATGGGAATGTGATCAATGATGCAGATATACTTGATGAGATGGCTGTTTTTCTTGGCAATTCAGGAGCAAGAACCGGGCTTGATGAGTTTTCAGGAGAGTTTAAGGCCCGAAATTTAAAAGAGTTAACTTTAAGAAACTTAAACAGTGACCGCCAGTTTGATAAAAGCAGATATTCAGCTGCCGCAGAAACAATAGCCAAGGAATTTAAACTATACGGCGGCTGTTACTCCATTACTACAGCATGTGCATCAGGCACTCAGGCAATTGGCATGGCTTATGAAAGCATCAAAGCGGGAGAAAATACGGTTGTGCTGGCAGGAGGGTGCGATGCCATGATAACGGAGATTGATTTAATGGGGTTTTGTATGTTGGGAGCTGTAACAAGCGAATACAATGAAAAACCATCAAAGGGAAGCAGACCCTTTAATAAAGACAGAAGCGGTTTTGTTCTGGGAGAAGGTGCAGGCATGTTGATTCTTGAAGAAAAGAAACATGCTTTGGATAGGAAAGCTAAAATCTATGCTGAAGTTGTGGGGTTTGGTAATGCCATTTCCGGCTATAGTATTCTGGATACGCCTCCCAATGGCGAGAATCTTGCACAAGCTATGGAAATTGCCTTGGCTGAGGCTGGAATCAACAAAAAACAGATTGGGTATATCAATGCTCATGGAACCTCAACACGTGACAATGATTCCTCAGAATCCGCAGCTGTAACCAGAGTGTTTGGTGAAGATACCATGAATATTCCTATAAGTTCTACAAAGGCCTCCACCGGTCATTTAATCTCTGGTGCTGGAGCCATAGAAGCTATCTTTTCCATTATGGCTTTGAAGGATCAATGTCTTCCACCAACCCTGAATCTTGAGGATATAGACGGAAAATGTTCCCTATTACATATTCATAAACCATTAAAAAGCACCATTGATTACGCCATGTCAAACTCTTTGGGGTTTGGAGGGTCCAATGCAAGTGTCATTTTCAGGAGGGCGGAGAATGAGCTTTAA
- a CDS encoding beta-ketoacyl synthase N-terminal-like domain-containing protein: MGKRVAITGLGVSLKPAPSENEKAFKNRKIKKLLSRGEKIFCRSAVDAVLDSGILETDTANEKRGIFLGTTKESSSRTELLNVLKSIYDGEIRHKEFAEAVAENMSPLFVIKSLPNACLHYAAEEFGIRGSNSLFITNGAAGSQAIAAAYHTILRGDCIWCLAGGFDSHLDDEEAYNFKQYGFKVDTIGEEKSSEGLGEGAGTFILEDYDHAVSRMAKIYGEIIGHGETFLDLDQEETENIRVLKKGICKSLASAHEDVTNVAFIHADGLTYKNYNVIEEAAIKDIFHDIPQINSKNQIGNLLGAAPMVEIAEDLSGKEIDQNRSQVFMKLSAGFGGEVSIIVLRRNGL, encoded by the coding sequence ATGGGAAAAAGAGTTGCAATCACAGGTCTAGGAGTCAGCCTTAAACCAGCCCCTTCTGAAAATGAAAAAGCCTTTAAAAACAGAAAAATAAAAAAATTATTATCTAGAGGAGAAAAAATCTTTTGCCGTTCAGCCGTGGATGCCGTTCTTGATTCCGGAATTCTGGAAACGGATACTGCAAATGAAAAAAGAGGAATATTTCTTGGTACAACAAAAGAGTCATCCTCCAGAACGGAGCTGTTAAATGTTTTAAAGAGCATTTATGATGGAGAAATCAGACATAAAGAGTTTGCAGAAGCCGTGGCAGAAAATATGTCTCCTCTTTTTGTAATTAAATCTCTGCCCAATGCCTGTCTTCATTATGCCGCAGAGGAATTTGGCATAAGAGGAAGTAATTCTTTATTTATAACAAATGGAGCAGCAGGTTCTCAGGCAATCGCAGCCGCATATCACACGATACTTAGGGGTGACTGCATCTGGTGCCTGGCTGGTGGATTCGATTCGCACCTGGATGATGAAGAAGCTTATAATTTTAAACAATATGGATTTAAAGTGGATACCATAGGCGAAGAAAAAAGCAGTGAGGGATTAGGAGAAGGAGCAGGTACCTTTATTTTGGAAGATTATGACCATGCTGTTTCAAGAATGGCAAAGATATATGGTGAGATTATCGGACATGGTGAGACTTTTTTGGATCTCGATCAGGAAGAGACAGAGAATATCAGAGTTTTAAAAAAGGGGATATGTAAAAGCCTGGCATCTGCTCATGAAGATGTTACTAACGTTGCATTTATTCATGCCGATGGCCTGACCTATAAAAATTATAATGTGATTGAGGAAGCAGCCATAAAAGATATCTTTCACGACATACCGCAGATAAATTCAAAAAATCAGATTGGAAATCTGCTGGGGGCAGCACCTATGGTAGAGATTGCCGAGGATCTGAGTGGAAAGGAAATAGATCAAAACAGATCACAGGTATTTATGAAACTATCTGCTGGTTTTGGGGGAGAAGTATCAATCATTGTGTTAAGGAGGAATGGGCTATGA
- a CDS encoding 3-oxoacyl-ACP synthase III family protein, with amino-acid sequence MNSKISGVGSYFPGTAISNELLTKRYEIDPWLLKELGVENRFWASDPESLILNETQSEMMAKAVEEAIADSQIQKEDIDLLITTSTVPDYTLPTTATLVQELLEIKKCNALEIHCGCVGALQAIDIANCYIKCGKAKTVVIAAGNLMSTYWLREWKNKEIEGMADQLNMAMFSDSASAIVIQESKEEGILYSFSESVGSGIEKGIFLDMGGAVYPGDQVDFSENRHKWSQRPKLIKKHGSALSKSAMEELAEGTGLAIKDLKWIIFPQANPSLLLNDIEALKSSGFPVEKIRYNVNKVGNSATASLFHVLYEIDQNGELAYGDKIAIIGGEASKWMYGGVLIEWKK; translated from the coding sequence ATGAATTCAAAAATATCAGGAGTAGGTTCTTATTTTCCAGGTACTGCTATATCAAATGAGTTATTGACCAAAAGGTATGAAATAGATCCCTGGCTTTTAAAAGAATTAGGAGTGGAGAACCGGTTTTGGGCCTCTGATCCTGAGAGTCTTATTTTAAATGAGACACAAAGTGAGATGATGGCAAAGGCGGTAGAAGAGGCAATTGCTGATTCACAGATTCAAAAGGAAGATATTGATCTGCTGATTACCACATCCACGGTTCCGGATTATACCCTGCCAACAACTGCCACTCTGGTACAGGAGCTGTTAGAAATCAAGAAGTGTAATGCCCTGGAGATTCATTGCGGCTGTGTTGGAGCCCTTCAGGCAATTGATATTGCAAATTGTTATATTAAATGCGGGAAAGCCAAAACAGTGGTTATTGCAGCAGGGAATCTAATGAGCACCTATTGGCTTCGGGAATGGAAAAATAAAGAAATAGAGGGGATGGCAGATCAACTGAATATGGCGATGTTTTCAGACAGTGCCAGCGCCATTGTAATCCAAGAATCCAAAGAAGAAGGAATTTTATATAGTTTTTCAGAAAGCGTTGGCAGTGGAATTGAGAAGGGGATTTTTCTGGATATGGGCGGAGCAGTATATCCAGGAGACCAAGTGGATTTTTCCGAGAACCGGCATAAATGGAGTCAAAGGCCTAAACTGATTAAAAAACATGGCAGTGCTTTATCAAAGAGTGCAATGGAAGAGCTGGCAGAAGGGACGGGCCTGGCAATAAAAGATTTAAAGTGGATTATTTTTCCTCAGGCGAATCCTTCCTTACTGTTAAATGATATAGAAGCATTGAAATCCAGCGGATTTCCAGTAGAAAAAATCAGATATAACGTAAATAAAGTAGGAAATAGTGCAACTGCATCACTGTTTCATGTTCTATATGAGATCGATCAAAACGGGGAGCTGGCATACGGAGACAAAATAGCCATAATTGGAGGGGAAGCTTCCAAATGGATGTATGGGGGCGTGTTGATCGAATGGAAAAAATAG
- a CDS encoding SDR family oxidoreductase, with amino-acid sequence MEKIALVTGSSRGIGKVIAEKLLLEGYTVYLHYCMNEEIAKNTYMDFLKRDLKAKLICSDISNEEEIKQMFQTIQEESGYLDVLINNAATGVHKNITDIRKRDWDFTFEVNARGTFLCSKYAVPLMKAGTKGYKAIVNITSTGSQRFIPGYSLIGGTKAYIENLTKYLACELSGYGINVNAVSGGLVETDSLNYFQDKKLVMEEFIKRVPAGRMVLPEDIANLVLVLCDSKSEMIRGQTIIVDGGASLV; translated from the coding sequence ATGGAAAAAATAGCACTTGTTACGGGAAGCTCCAGAGGAATCGGGAAAGTAATTGCTGAAAAACTACTGTTAGAAGGCTACACGGTGTATCTTCATTATTGCATGAATGAGGAAATAGCAAAGAATACGTATATGGATTTTTTGAAACGGGATCTGAAAGCAAAGCTGATTTGTTCTGATATATCAAATGAAGAAGAAATAAAACAGATGTTTCAAACAATTCAGGAAGAATCGGGATATTTAGATGTACTCATAAACAATGCAGCAACTGGAGTCCATAAGAACATTACAGATATCAGAAAGAGAGATTGGGATTTTACATTTGAGGTAAATGCAAGAGGAACATTTCTCTGCAGTAAATATGCAGTTCCTTTGATGAAAGCAGGTACTAAAGGTTATAAAGCAATTGTGAATATCACCAGTACGGGAAGCCAAAGATTTATTCCAGGATATTCTCTTATAGGAGGAACCAAAGCCTACATAGAAAATCTTACGAAGTATCTGGCATGTGAATTATCCGGCTATGGAATTAACGTAAATGCGGTTTCAGGAGGCTTGGTTGAAACAGACTCTTTAAACTATTTTCAGGACAAAAAGCTGGTAATGGAAGAATTTATAAAGAGAGTTCCAGCTGGACGCATGGTTTTACCGGAGGACATTGCAAATTTGGTATTAGTTCTATGCGATTCAAAGTCTGAGATGATAAGAGGGCAGACGATTATCGTAGACGGAGGGGCATCTTTGGTTTGA
- a CDS encoding PEP-utilizing enzyme, translating to MKYNGKNKNELYTGGKSYPGKKSPFDVWTRGNVAEAFPDIMTPLSWSLWGETMNELLRNAFRYYSFSSEVKEKCFIMLKNGKLYYNIGLVNLYMKRIGLFSMDEIVGGETAYKEKKQKRRIHWLKFMVHLPGSIKAEKNNGKLEAESRLKWREFYRYHKKWAELDYNSMNLDELFHLFNERIVYGKANMHLHTDATTAAFSKMAMLQWKLKKNGYDDSSLLKLVNDIEGIEMAEINQHMELLKNMIEPLEQKQQILECLKGENWKQSLMDSGFTQVCIFIEENLIGNYGHRGKNELEIKEPYWAENPRMLLNMIIERCENKEAGRTREQEKINVEDKKFGKLIEQSRTFTMLRENNKHYLYFIIAEIKRIIRVINTKLCSTIPQMEQDDIYFMEYEELGRLIGDISEFEKIKANVIVRKKIYSEFLVKCDEPETKTPGKKVLRGIPACYGRVTGRVKVINHNYAGDIKKGDIIVIKSLDISWTPLFSVAGGLVTELGGILSHAAIIAREYNIPTIVNVENATSILKNGDQIVLDGETGVIHYDKTISTS from the coding sequence ATGAAATACAATGGCAAAAACAAAAATGAATTATACACGGGAGGCAAAAGCTATCCCGGAAAAAAGTCTCCATTTGATGTCTGGACAAGGGGAAATGTAGCGGAAGCATTTCCCGATATCATGACACCCCTAAGCTGGTCGCTGTGGGGAGAGACTATGAATGAATTGTTAAGAAATGCTTTTCGGTATTATTCGTTTTCATCAGAGGTGAAAGAAAAATGCTTTATTATGCTGAAAAATGGGAAGCTTTACTACAATATCGGATTGGTCAATCTTTATATGAAACGAATAGGCCTCTTCTCTATGGATGAGATTGTTGGTGGAGAAACCGCATATAAAGAGAAGAAGCAAAAGAGACGAATTCATTGGCTTAAGTTTATGGTTCATTTACCCGGCAGTATAAAAGCGGAAAAAAACAACGGGAAACTGGAAGCAGAATCCCGTCTAAAATGGAGAGAGTTTTATCGCTATCATAAGAAATGGGCTGAATTGGATTATAATTCTATGAATTTAGATGAGCTTTTTCATTTATTCAATGAAAGAATTGTCTATGGAAAAGCAAACATGCATTTACATACGGATGCGACAACCGCAGCATTTTCTAAAATGGCAATGCTCCAATGGAAGCTTAAGAAAAATGGCTATGATGATTCAAGCTTATTAAAGCTGGTAAATGATATTGAAGGGATTGAGATGGCAGAGATCAACCAGCATATGGAGCTTTTAAAAAATATGATTGAGCCATTGGAACAAAAGCAGCAGATATTGGAATGTCTAAAAGGTGAAAACTGGAAACAATCCTTGATGGATTCAGGCTTTACACAGGTCTGCATTTTTATAGAGGAAAATCTTATCGGCAATTATGGTCACCGGGGAAAGAATGAGCTTGAAATAAAAGAACCATACTGGGCTGAAAATCCGCGTATGCTTTTAAATATGATAATTGAAAGATGTGAAAATAAAGAAGCAGGCAGGACAAGAGAACAGGAAAAAATAAATGTAGAGGATAAGAAGTTCGGGAAATTAATCGAGCAGTCCAGAACCTTTACCATGCTGAGAGAAAATAATAAACATTACTTGTATTTTATCATTGCAGAGATTAAAAGAATCATAAGAGTCATAAATACAAAATTATGCAGCACCATACCCCAAATGGAGCAGGACGACATTTATTTTATGGAATATGAGGAGCTGGGCCGGCTGATTGGGGATATTTCTGAATTTGAGAAAATAAAGGCAAATGTTATCGTAAGAAAGAAGATATACTCTGAGTTTCTGGTAAAATGTGACGAGCCTGAAACAAAAACACCAGGAAAGAAAGTTCTTCGAGGAATACCGGCCTGCTATGGACGGGTAACGGGAAGGGTTAAGGTAATAAATCATAATTATGCCGGGGATATAAAAAAGGGAGATATTATTGTGATAAAATCCCTTGATATTAGCTGGACTCCTTTGTTTTCCGTTGCAGGAGGCCTGGTTACTGAACTGGGAGGAATCTTGTCACATGCAGCTATTATAGCAAGAGAATACAATATACCTACTATCGTTAATGTAGAGAATGCTACTTCAATCCTAAAGAATGGAGACCAGATCGTATTAGACGGAGAAACTGGAGTAATCCATTATGATAAAACTATTTCTACTTCATAA
- a CDS encoding 4'-phosphopantetheinyl transferase family protein: MIKLFLLHKNVYSHQTVLCIVQSINARGMVIYNKKGQAVIKQADLFLSISHSGEWAVIGVGAEKIGIDIQHYKAKSRDFIEYVTGETDISVPLFSKIWSIKESFVKWLGTGWIGIEPNEIYIDFNLQKVYSKTETAYFITSEIFESYVVCICSELSSILKERIMFE, encoded by the coding sequence ATGATAAAACTATTTCTACTTCATAAAAATGTGTATTCCCATCAGACGGTCCTCTGTATTGTTCAGTCTATCAATGCCAGGGGAATGGTGATTTATAATAAGAAAGGACAGGCTGTCATTAAACAGGCAGATCTTTTTCTTAGTATTTCTCATTCCGGCGAATGGGCGGTAATCGGTGTAGGAGCAGAGAAGATTGGAATTGATATCCAGCATTATAAAGCCAAGAGCAGAGATTTTATAGAATATGTAACTGGTGAAACGGACATATCAGTGCCGCTGTTTAGTAAAATATGGTCCATTAAGGAAAGCTTTGTTAAATGGCTGGGCACTGGCTGGATTGGAATAGAGCCCAATGAGATTTACATAGACTTTAATTTGCAAAAGGTATACAGCAAAACAGAGACAGCCTATTTTATTACCTCTGAGATATTTGAATCTTATGTTGTTTGTATATGCAGTGAATTATCATCTATTCTGAAAGAAAGGATCATGTTTGAATGA